The following are from one region of the Actinoplanes sp. L3-i22 genome:
- a CDS encoding YlxR family protein → MRPRRGTDRIRGRRDRGVDLPSVGPTRTCVGCRKRAPAASLLRFVAVGSGGDLRLSPDPNRRLPGRGAHLHPEPACFEQAERRRAFGRALRLTGVADAGLLAEHIRTVSVPCGTTDDVASSPRHDPAR, encoded by the coding sequence ATGCGGCCGAGGCGGGGAACTGACCGGATACGCGGTCGCCGCGATCGAGGGGTAGACTTGCCTTCGGTCGGCCCGACGCGAACCTGCGTCGGCTGCCGCAAACGCGCGCCGGCCGCTTCATTGCTGCGGTTCGTCGCGGTCGGATCCGGGGGAGACCTCCGGCTTTCGCCCGATCCAAACCGCCGACTGCCGGGCCGGGGGGCTCACCTGCACCCCGAACCGGCCTGCTTCGAGCAGGCGGAGCGACGCCGCGCCTTCGGGCGCGCGCTGCGTCTCACCGGTGTTGCTGACGCCGGACTGCTTGCCGAGCACATCCGTACGGTCTCCGTGCCGTGCGGAACCACCGATGATGTGGCGTCTTCGCCCCGTCACGACCCAGCAAGGTAG
- the nusA gene encoding transcription termination factor NusA, producing MNIDLAALRALEREREIPFETIISAIETALLTAYRHTDGAEGHARVEIDRKSGVASVLAQELDSDGTVVREWDDTPHDFGRIAAMTAKQVILQRLREATDEQHFGEYAGRDGDLITGVVQADAARAEKGIVIVDLGKLEAILPQSEQVPGESYEHGSRLRCIVVHVAKGFRGPQITLSRSHPALVKKLFALEVPEIADGTVEIAAIARESGHRTKIAVKSTVQGVNAKGACIGPMGQRVRAVMSELHGEKIDIIDWSDDPAQFVGNALSPAKALRVEVVDAASRTARVTVPDFQLSLAIGREGQNARLAARLTGWRIDIRPDNEPVQVADRDAAEAGN from the coding sequence CGCTGCGCGCCCTGGAGCGCGAGCGGGAGATCCCGTTCGAGACGATTATCTCGGCCATCGAGACCGCGTTGCTGACGGCTTATCGGCACACCGACGGTGCGGAAGGTCACGCCCGGGTGGAGATCGACCGCAAGTCGGGCGTCGCCTCGGTGCTGGCACAGGAGCTGGACTCGGACGGCACGGTCGTCCGGGAGTGGGACGACACCCCGCACGACTTCGGCCGGATCGCCGCGATGACCGCCAAACAGGTCATCCTGCAGCGGCTCCGGGAAGCCACCGACGAGCAGCACTTCGGGGAGTACGCGGGGCGCGACGGTGACCTGATCACCGGCGTGGTGCAGGCCGACGCCGCGCGTGCCGAGAAGGGCATCGTGATCGTCGACCTGGGCAAGCTGGAGGCGATCCTGCCCCAGTCCGAGCAGGTCCCCGGCGAGTCCTACGAGCACGGCTCCCGGCTGCGCTGCATCGTGGTGCACGTGGCCAAGGGCTTCCGCGGCCCGCAGATCACCCTGTCCCGCTCGCACCCGGCGCTGGTGAAGAAGCTGTTCGCGCTCGAGGTGCCGGAGATCGCCGACGGGACCGTGGAGATCGCGGCCATCGCACGTGAGTCCGGTCACCGTACGAAGATCGCGGTCAAGTCCACCGTGCAGGGCGTGAACGCCAAGGGCGCCTGCATCGGCCCGATGGGCCAGCGGGTCCGCGCGGTGATGAGCGAGCTGCACGGTGAGAAGATCGACATCATCGACTGGTCGGACGACCCGGCCCAGTTCGTCGGGAACGCGCTGTCCCCGGCCAAGGCGCTGCGCGTCGAGGTGGTGGACGCGGCGAGCCGGACGGCCAGGGTCACGGTGCCCGATTTCCAGCTGTCGCTGGCCATCGGCCGGGAGGGTCAGAACGCCCGGCTGGCGGCCCGGCTCACCGGCTGGCGGATCGACATCCGTCCGGACAACGAACCCGTTCAAGTCGCGGACCGTGATGCGGCCGAGGCGGGGAACTGA